The following DNA comes from Erigeron canadensis isolate Cc75 chromosome 3, C_canadensis_v1, whole genome shotgun sequence.
AGTAAAGCACTATCAATTGAGTGTGTTAGAAAAGCAATAAATCCATCATCTCATGATGGAAAAATGGGAAAGATTTGATGGTCAAAGCTCCACCACGAGTGAATCGATGTGAATTCAAGATAAAACATGATCAAAATTGAGAGACTCAGCTTTATATCCTGCGTTATTATATTGAATAACTTGTAACAATATTCATAATAGTAATTTGTCgaaaatatatattctatacACAACTTTTTATCTTCAGATAAATGTATGATCTACAGGTCACGTCTTTCATATCCATCCATCacgtattataaatataattttcataataGTAATAAAATTAATCTAGTAATACTAATTACAATAGCATTTCTGACATTAATTAAGTTGTTAAAAATAGCCGATTCCATGACGTACAACATATATGGTCATCGAAATTCTGAGTCACGCGACACTAACTATCCATCCATCGATCAATTCGGGTTATAAATCAAGACTGAAGTTGGATCACTAATTCTCATGACTATTCTTGTCTAGTTTATAATTAAAGAGACATGTTTTTCATGGTGCCTAGTAACCTGACCACCTTTTTGGTAACCCGATTAGATTTTTTGCAGCAACCTAAAGAGGGGCCCCGCTTTTATTCTGCcatatttaccattatagacatgggggtccgcattttttttactttttgcagcgaggatCACTGCAAAAAGTGATAGTGGTCTAGATATTAAAAAAGAATGGTTGGGATATGGGGGCTTTTCATTCTTGCCATAGTGACCATCACAAAAGAACAAAAGATATAAATGTAGGTGCGAcaaagtttttaaaaagttgATAGGAGACCATTCTCCGACAAGGCAACAGCATTCTTGTAAAAAAGCACACCaagaaatacaaaaatttaaacaGGGACCCAACTAGCTAAAGAACTACTAATGAGAGTAATAATAAGTAACTATAACAATTTTGgactttattttttacataaaagCAAATTGGAGTGCTACTATTTTCTAGCGGGACCTTTGTTTACATGATGATGTTTCTAGTATATGATTGAGACAGTTTTAAGGATGCAATCCCATTTTGTTATTATGAACATGTAGTCAATTATAATTCAACATTATTACTAAAGGTTGTGTGAAATAAGACAaattgaaagagaaaaaaaaagttggataaCTGAAACttctttgatttataatattcaATTAAAACTTTAGATATCTTttattactataagatttgtaaTAATAATGGCTAGATAAATCTTCATAGCTCATTGTTTATATGAGAAGCAAATTTCTGAATTtctttagaaaaacaaattaagtaTCTTAAATCTATAActatttataatttgtttatcaTGAAGAATTATAGAACAAATGAAGCTGATTtgaaactaattatatatatatatatatatagaaaagtgagtatgaggttgttatGCACCTAACTTAGTTGAAAAATTCcccacatactaatattttaatattttatataaatgtttggtccccatgatttttatggtttaaaaaaaaagatgtgaggggttttccacccaacttaggtgtctaacagcctcatatccccttctcttatataataataataataataatacggagtagtagtagtaataataataataataataataataataataataataataataataataataataataataaagcgGTAGAAGACTCGTGAAGTAAAGAAGAAactaaaatgattttaaaaatctaatgtatACATCATGTTTAATGGGGTACCACACATGTTAAATTTTGTAAGACCAACTAACATGAGTTATCAAAGTCTCCATTGGAAGTTTGGAACATGGGAGATAATAAACTTTGATGACTTTCTTTTATAATTgcaaaagacttttttttttttttttttgcatggtGTGAAcaatttcaaagaaaataatgattttcatgattgtGTCACCTACTACCAAAACCATCATTTGTGCATACAAGAATTAATTGTACAATTCCAAAAGGAAAAAGGAAACAAAATTAGCAACTAGGCAAAAGAAAATTCAAATTCAAGTCTTTTCAGGGTAAAAaggtaacaaattaaaaactatggCATGCCTACAAAAAACAGTAAAAAGATGCCAAAAAGAATCCTAAATACTTTCATAAACATTTTTCAGATTCAAAAGGGGAAAAAGACAACTTTTGTAGCTCATTTTAATAATACATGTTCAATATACATGAgtgtaaaactataaaattaggTAATTCACAGTAAAATTTACACCCCATAAGGTAATTTGTTAGGAACAGAAGCTGTTTTGACAGAGGAGATCAATTAAGCATATCCATCTACCCTATGACTCAATAGTTACTTCTTCATAAAAAGGAACTATTTATTACCATTGGCAAACTGGAGTCTGAACCTCTATGTACTTGTTAGCTCGTAATTCTAAATAGTAGCATTGATACTGCAGGACATCTACAGACTACAATCAAGATCATAACTTCCAATGGAAGGTCAGGTGTATTTTCCATTCTTGtacataaaaacaaatatttaagggcttaaaacattttcaaaattatGCTATTGTACAGAATTAACCCTTTTTCAAATATTCATGCATCAAATATAATGAACTTGCAAAACGTATCACTTGATGACTTGATGTATGGTATGTGCAATACGAAACTAATTTACTGgttatataaagttttttttcttttatatcgATTAAATGACATATAACAGTAGCTTATTATGTGCAGATATTATCATATTAAACGAATATTTCAAATATTTGTCGTATACAAATAGAATAACATTGtaagtgaatttttttttacactttttatttggATGTTGGATGTATGCGACATGATATTTTACTCTTATTAGATGTATACGATCTAAACAAGATATGTAGCAGTCGTTTCTAACTATATGGGAAATAATGATAgatccttttaaaaaaaaagtgccTATTATCCTCCTAATAACTTGATCATTACATGTGTATAAATCAAGGATAGTGATAATCTTACAACAAAATTTAGCCATATACAAtgtattgttgtagatgattAAAAATTGTTGTAGgaatatcattttccataaatcAATGGATAAAATTAAGAAAGCGAATAAGTAGATAACACATGTCATGTTTTAAGGTTATTAGAAAGATTATTagactattttttaaaaagatttaacattttcctaactttttgttttttttttttttttgaaaagtaacatTTTCCTAACTATATTCATGTCCAAGATGATCCAAAGTGGTGTGAAAAGAATCAGATAGAAGTGCACACCAGGAAACccataaatcaaatcaaatagaaaaataactataactagtactcgtatataatactatatactcgtataatcaTGTAGAAATTGAATGTGATGCAAGCAAAGTATATATAGTGACAAAATAACTTCAATGTTACCTGAACCGGATTCGTTTAAGATCATTCCCGCCACGTGGCAAAGAAACAAAAGTAATAAGCACGCCGGGTTCCACCTGGGCAACCCATTCTTTAGGttcattttcttcttccaaAACAATCGGGTCGGGTCTCCTTCCACTAGCTGAAGCAGACAATGTACCTACCGATACGTCACCACTAATGCTCCCCATTGATATCCCTTTCAATCTTGCTTCCATTTCCTTGCCCCATACCCGACCCGAACTCGAGTTCTTGCTTCGGCTTCGTCCATATGACGACCACTTGAACCTGTCAGATGATGTCGATAAATCGGTTTCTTGGTGGTTGttgcttttgttttgtaattgttgttgttgttggggtGTCATCATCATAGTTGATCCTGTACATGGGTTGCAGCTAATTCTGTATGCTGATCCTGACGCTTTTAGCGCCATATCCTTGatctatttattaatatatacatatttacaaattaattaattcgatcatatatatatatatatatatattgttaactatatatgtttcatatacaaaataaaattatacatttgttATACCTTCATATCATGCGTGAAAGTTCAAGGGGtaaattttaggagtattattaattattttaattgtaGAAAGTAATTGGAATCGGTGAATTTAAGATTTTCTAGAGAAGTTTTGGATTAAGAGTAAcggttaaaaaaattatatatatatatcatttttatgcTGAATAAAGCATAGTAATTAATGATCCAGTagtaaatatgaaaataaaaaatatgtttcatataaaacaaaacaaaatgacaATTTTACTCGAAATTCGTCGTCTTCCTCTGTCTGTCTACTTCTTTTAGCTAGGATGTACGTGGGGACAAAATTGTCAAAGGACGTAGTACAGTTAGTTGGTTAATTATGTATTCATCAAtgcattaaattaatataatttggtATTCCAAAATGATGGAGAGTCTAGAAGTACTTACTTGAGAAGTGAGTGTTTTGATGGCAGCTTGATGTTTATTATTGTTGGCTGGAGTATTGGCACGATTTGGTTCGTCGGTTTCATCGGGTTGTTTCGAACGAGCAATGCAGGTTagcatttttttgtttatttggtCGAACTGAATTGAATTTTGTTAGATGATAATTGTCAATTGTATGAAAATTAATAGTAGAAGAGAAGGCCGGACTGAGGGAGGGAGAATTGAAGAAAAGAGAGAATGGAAGGAAAGGAAAGGAATGGGATTGATGAATTGAATTGATCGAAAGGAAGACAAAAAGAAATACTAATCATGTGTTGGGTGCTAAGGACAGGGACTTTTATTACGCCCCCCTTAATTCCGCTAACAACAGattcctttctctctctttctctcttttttttttcaatttaacgataaatacatatatacttttgaGTTATGTTTaagccaagaaaaaaaaaaattaaaaagcatttttttattacatagctacaagaattttttttttaagaaaatcgtcaaaaatatatatagagtcaaatctctaataaaaaaagacaaaattttaagactactcatatattttttttccgttTAAAGATGTGTTGTTTGCGAGATCAAATATTTTGAATGTATCGAAtgaattttcattattttaataaGAAAAGAACATGTGTGATACAAAACGGTTTTCAAATTCTTAaataactttttctttataaatatgTTTGCATATTGGATATCAATAATACATTCTTTTTCCCTCGATTTTTAGTAACAAAGCTTACTCCTAATCTATATAAACAAGTTAAGATTAAGAGTGACGTATCAAGcggttttaattttaattctgattattatttttctaacaAATAAGATTGAACTGATCAAGGATATTAACTCCTCGTAAATCTAACTCCCTTAATTAACTCTAACTCTCTTTAACTCTGCTTTTAACATAAGAAAATGCTAACTAAAACCTTAGAATAATCGTCTTCAtgaaaaagatttttatgataaaaatacaGTTATTTTATGTAATATGGTTGTTTTTAgcaagattttttattttaaaacagaAAACATTTGCTTATTTAGTTCATTAGTTGTCTTGATAAGAATACACTTGTCGGCGAATACTTCATCTTTCTAACTAAATTATTACTAAACTTAGAAATCAATATTATTGCCAAAAGAAATCGAAAGATACGTACTTCTTTAGCCCATTGACACTGCAATATGATTTTCATATATAGACCCTAATCTAAAAGTTATAAGATGGGCCACATTATAGTTGTATAATTAAGATTATCTAGTACTCATCTTAAATTTTAGTGAAATTAACTGATCCAAATTCATAATTGAAACCTTACTGATAAATCAAGTCTGACGAATATACTTCCACATGCTCCAATCTTCAAAATTGAACACATTGTAGAAAGGTTAAGTACGTTATATATGGACTATTTGTGTTAATGTCACAAGTTTTAAAGTTTGGGGTTTAGGGATGGGGATGATATCCCTCATAAATTAAATAGTGAAACTTAGTCTAATCAAAACTTAGTTAATGTAGAGTGGAGAAAAGGACCCTTTTAAAGCTCGATTCAATCAAATTTAACTCTTTCCTTTTCAGTAGAGATGTACAAATAATGCTTATTTTTAGGATTCCTTTTCAGGTAAAAGTACAACATGcttaatatttcaaaaaaaaaaaaaaagaaaaaaggattaATTTCTATGTATTTCTTTATTTGCATGAAAACGAAAAAAAACATCTATCGAGTTATATAACGACATGTTAAGATCTTTGTGTGTGAGACTGAGGCGTATAACAATTTAAGATATTTCTCAACATACTATCATATACCTGTTCTTTACGAGAACATAACCCTTTATAAATATGTGGTAACTAACTTTATAAATATGATTTACTTTGATAGACGTGGTTTATAATAAGTTAAATCGTACGTACTAGTTTATAGTAGGGTTGGTAATTTGGGCACAACACGATCAGCGAGATGATATGAAATAAACGGGTTTGGGTTGAGGCTAAATGGGTTTATGACATAAATGGGTCAACACAACTAACACTATTAATACATAGGTAGGTTTTGATATTTTGTGTTCATTTCCGTATGGGACTATGGGTCATATTACTTCTTGTGTGTGAATCTAAAAGATGGAAAATCTCAATTAGTAATTTTTATACATAGTTTTATTGGCATAGTTACACCGGCCAGATGACCAAATAGTCAAATACTATTGAAGTATTAGTAATGGGCCAACAAAAAGATATTACACTTGAAGAAAATTATGTCAaggaaagtttaaaaaaatatgtggaTGAAATAAAGTTTATTATGGAATAACGAATAGACCACTAGCCAAATAAACCAAAAGGTTCCAATCCACAAACAAATTctgaaattaaatcaaattttataGCTAATCATCCTTCATCTATTTCTTTGTACATATCATTTTATATCATCCTTAAAACTAGCATGATTGATAGATACACGTTCAAGGTGAATGCGTTATAGATTCATGAATGTGTTATGCTACGAAAATGTCTAGCACAGATGACGCGGAAGAGAACTATTATGGCCAACGTCGATTTTTGAGAGTAAAACAAAGGCTAAAAGATCGATCTGAGGTATCAATATCTGTTTATGGTCGCACATTTTCATGCTGCATCGATTTAATACATTTTTTACGTTGCCTTTTCTTTTGTCTTTAGAAAGTGgcacaaacaaaagaaaaaacaaaggaAATATTGTCTAAACAAGCTGTCTTAATAGCCAAACATGCGGAAGAACATGAGAGCTTCATCACGAAggtacatataacatatatatatatatatactttacatTAGATACAGACACATATCAATGTTATTTATATGAATTGGGATTTTTGTTCTGGTCTAATAGATAACTCATTTTTTGGGTGTCTTCTCGTACGGAGCGTTTTGTTTCATCTTGGGTGCAAGTGAGTATTTACGCCAAGGGACAGATTTTATGTTTTGGAATTTACATGATTGATTTTTAGTTATATTGCTTTGCTAATCTATTGTTTCGGTTGGTCTCAGGGCCACAAGATGTTCGATACATATATGTTCTGTTTTATATCACATTTGTGCCACTTCGATGGATTTATTATCGATATAAGAAATGGCATTATTACCTTTTGGTATGTTCATCTCTGTTACTCTTTTCACTTGGTGATAGTATTTATATGGGATAAGAAGAAACCAACATATGCCGACGAGTCTTGTTTGATTGATCAAAAAAGGGATTAAAGATGCATGGTTTCTGCAAAAGAGAAGGATGCAGACACGAAACTAACCATTAGAGATTGTAGAATGGTGTTCGTACTTTCGTTATCCATTGTGTTTTTCGTGAAAAATAATCCATCATTTATTTTTGACATGATTCAGGATTTCTGCTATTATGCCAATACCATATTCTTGATCATGCTTTTGTTCTTTCCTAGAAATCAAAAGCTTTTCATGGTTAGCTTCTCATTTGCAGAGGCAAGTTGATTCTCATATATATTCATACTATATATGTGTTTACAGAAACTTTATTTGTCTCCATTGTAACAcatcaagaaaaacaaaacaagaagATTGATTTATCAAGTCCCCAATCAACTTAAACCACATGGAAGAGTACGTTATTAGTTGCTCACTGGAGACTTTTAAGCAGGACTCACAATCTAGGGTTGATGCTTTTGCAGGGACCGCTAGCATGGGCAATTATAGTTTGGCGGTGTAGCTTGGTTTTTAGTTCTGTTGACAAAATTGTAAGCGTCCTTATACATCTTTTACCAGGTTAGTAGTACCAAAGCTTTTAATCGTTCATCTGTTATATTTTAATCTGTGGCAAAGCCAGGTTTTTGGCCTTAGGTTGCCAAACCGTTTACAAGACACTAAAACGTGTAGAATTAAATTACAAGAGATAGGAAAATGGAACAATATAATAACCTTCATAATAGCTAGATATTTCATTTAGAAAGTTTTAGCTGTACACAACGCCCTCTTACAGCACCAAAATCATCTAAAGTCTTTGATCTTAGTTCTACAATCATTTTTATAATCCATTTCTCATGTTAGTTTTATAAGTTCATTTTCATGATGTGATGATAAACAAAGATGAGATCTTATGTAGGAAAGTGGTTTTTTCTCGAGCAATGTTTTTCGTGTAATCTGCAGGTGTGGTATTCTTCACGATGTGCTGGTGGGATCCGGCCTTCTTCGAAGCCATGCATCCTATGGGAAGTGTACAAGGTGGTTCATGGCGTCAGATAGAAGACAAATCTTTCCTGTGCACATGGCTATTCACGGTTCCATTGATTGCTTACTTCCTTTGGCAGCTTCTGTATTTTCTGATAGTCAATGTCCTTCGTCGACAGCGGCTGTTAAAGGACCCTGAAGTCATGACCTCCTACAGGTTATCTTTTCTGCtttcaataaaaaaagtttttagtcCCCTCCAAAAACCGCATGCCCAAAACGCTTGTACTTTAGGTTACCTTCGACCCGTTCGACCCAATTTACCCATTTTAACTTGTTTCCTTGTTAGCAATGTTTTATATTTACACGTCCCACTTACAGGTTAAGTAGAATAAAATGTTCAGCTTTTAGTAACATAAATGCACATATACATAACATTAGATTGAAATCTTGAGTCCCCCACCGAGAACTTTGACTTTTTAACCAACTTGACCATATTACCACTTCAAAGAAGCAAGAATTTTGATCCAAAATTCCAAATCTATGATGATTAGTTATTCCTAATACTACAATGTTGGTATA
Coding sequences within:
- the LOC122592050 gene encoding glycerophosphocholine acyltransferase 1-like translates to THFLGVFSYGAFCFILGARPQDVRYIYVLFYITFVPLRWIYYRYKKWHYYLLDFCYYANTIFLIMLLFFPRNQKLFMVSFSFAEGPLAWAIIVWRCSLVFSSVDKIVSVLIHLLPGVVFFTMCWWDPAFFEAMHPMGSVQGGSWRQIEDKSFLCTWLFTVPLIAYFLWQLLYFLIVNVLRRQRLLKDPEVMTSYRGLSKRAQKANNVWWRLSGCLGDQNRMFMYILFQAIFTVATMALTVPIFLSYELHLVFQILKVSAAVWNGGQFLVEVMPRQVVLKEKKKLEVTPITQEICQEEEHCHQS